A part of Lacibacter sp. H407 genomic DNA contains:
- a CDS encoding DUF4197 domain-containing protein, with the protein MIKRYLLILSVTLFFTSCEVLSQLPNAMGTGVTEAEAGQGIKEALGQGLTRAVSNLNKTDAFFGNAFYKILLPPEVQKVERTLRNIGLGQTVDKAILQINRGAEDAVGFATPIFVNAIKQMSISDAINIIRGPKDGATNFFREKTSAALIAAFSPSVKASLDKVEATKYYGDLVNGYNRLPTTRNKLNPDLTAYVVGKTVDALFDQIAKEELEIRENPVKRTTEILKKVFGATWN; encoded by the coding sequence ATGATCAAGCGTTACCTTTTAATTTTGTCCGTTACCTTGTTTTTTACCTCCTGTGAAGTGTTGAGTCAACTGCCAAACGCCATGGGAACAGGCGTTACAGAAGCTGAAGCCGGCCAGGGAATCAAAGAGGCATTGGGCCAGGGCCTTACCCGTGCTGTATCGAATCTCAATAAAACCGATGCATTTTTTGGCAATGCTTTCTACAAAATACTGTTACCACCCGAAGTTCAGAAAGTGGAACGTACACTCCGCAACATCGGGCTTGGACAAACCGTTGACAAAGCTATTCTGCAGATCAACCGTGGTGCCGAAGATGCGGTAGGATTTGCCACACCCATTTTTGTGAATGCCATCAAGCAAATGAGCATTTCGGATGCCATTAATATCATACGGGGTCCGAAAGATGGTGCTACCAATTTTTTCCGGGAGAAAACAAGTGCGGCGTTGATCGCTGCGTTCTCACCTTCCGTAAAAGCATCGTTAGACAAAGTGGAAGCAACGAAATATTATGGCGACCTGGTTAATGGATACAATCGCTTACCCACAACAAGGAACAAACTCAACCCTGATCTAACGGCCTATGTGGTTGGTAAAACAGTGGATGCTTTGTTTGATCAGATTGCAAAAGAAGAGTTGGAAATTCGTGAAAATCCAGTGAAGCGTACTACTGAAATACTGAAGAAAGTATTTGGTGCTACATGGAATTGA
- a CDS encoding S41 family peptidase — protein sequence MKKIILSVLIAFGFSFSSFAQSPTWLRYPSISPDGKTIVFTYKGDLYKVSSTGGTATALTLHEAHDFMPVWSKDGKSIAFASDRYGNFDVYVIPVEGGEAKRLTYHSSAEYPYSFTNDNKNVVFGGTRMDLPTNRQYPSGYMTELYSVSVNGGRVSQLFTTPAEDVRFSKDGSKLIYQNKVGGENIWRKHHTSAVTRDIVLYDFKTNTHKQITSFNGEDRSPVFTTDESGFYYLSEESGSYNIHKMNLSGGKSEKLTSYKKHPVRFLTSSNDGLLSYGYDGEIYTMKPGASAQKVNITILSDARNNKEQVFRVSTGSGMSLSPNGKEIAFLYRGEVFVTSVDGGITKRITNTPEAENSVNFSPDGKSILYCSERDGKWSVYETRMERKEEPYFYASTILKETAVLENKNTNTQPVYSPDGKEIAFIENRNQLRIYNLASKQSRTILNGDYLFAWTENDQYFQWSPDSKWLLFDYAMPGSAVGEVGLVSADGKKIVNLTESGFNDSRPKWINGGKAMLWFSNRDGLRGAAMSGGAQSDAYALFFTQDAFDRFKLSKEDAALLKETEETKAKADTTKKKTPAKDSVVIDWDGLTQRKTKLTIHSSAMGDALISKDGETLYYLARFERGMNLWTTNLRTKETKMLVPLNAGFANMVWDKEQKSIFLNTDGGFAKIDPNSGKQDRISINGEMIVDGLKERQYQFDHVWRRTKNTFYTQSFHGIDWDSYKPDYEKHLPGIGNNYEMSELLSELLGELNVSHSGAAYGGANNPTADATAALGIFYDVNFKGNGIKILEVIKDGPLDKAGMNVKAGMIIESIDGELITPDKDIAQYLNRKAGKNTLLVLVDGTTKKELIVKPVTIGEESRLLYARWVKRNADEVDKMSNGTLGYVHIPGMNDGAFRTTYEEIMGKHFQKKGIVVDTRNNGGGDLVADLAMFLSGKKFMDYATDTRSNGFEPNFRWTKPSISLANEGNYSDGHCYAYMVKEVGIGKLVGMPVPGTCSFAAWESLMDTGIRWGAPTVGCKDSNGKYLENAQTEPDIKVKPENEKVSMGNDQQLEVAVKELMKETK from the coding sequence ATGAAGAAAATTATTCTGTCTGTGCTGATAGCTTTTGGCTTCAGCTTTAGTTCATTTGCCCAGTCTCCAACCTGGCTTCGTTATCCTTCTATTTCGCCAGATGGGAAAACCATTGTGTTTACGTACAAAGGCGATCTGTACAAAGTATCTTCAACAGGTGGCACAGCCACCGCATTAACCCTGCACGAAGCACATGATTTTATGCCTGTGTGGAGCAAGGATGGTAAAAGCATTGCTTTTGCCAGCGACCGCTACGGCAACTTCGATGTTTATGTAATTCCGGTTGAAGGTGGTGAAGCAAAACGCCTCACCTATCATTCATCAGCAGAATATCCGTATAGTTTTACAAACGATAACAAGAATGTAGTGTTTGGTGGCACACGGATGGATCTTCCAACAAACCGCCAATACCCTTCCGGTTATATGACGGAGCTGTACAGCGTTTCTGTTAATGGCGGACGTGTATCGCAACTCTTTACAACTCCCGCTGAAGATGTAAGATTCAGCAAAGATGGCAGCAAACTTATCTATCAAAATAAAGTAGGTGGTGAAAACATTTGGCGCAAGCATCATACATCTGCAGTAACAAGAGATATTGTTCTGTATGATTTCAAAACCAATACACACAAACAGATCACTTCGTTTAATGGAGAAGACAGAAGTCCTGTGTTTACCACCGATGAAAGTGGTTTTTATTATTTGAGTGAAGAAAGCGGATCGTACAATATTCACAAGATGAATTTGAGCGGTGGCAAATCAGAAAAACTCACTTCGTATAAAAAACATCCGGTGCGTTTTCTTACAAGCAGTAACGACGGATTGTTGAGCTATGGATACGATGGTGAAATTTATACCATGAAGCCCGGCGCATCTGCACAAAAAGTAAACATTACCATTCTGTCTGATGCACGGAATAATAAAGAACAGGTATTTCGTGTAAGCACGGGAAGTGGTATGAGTCTTTCACCCAACGGAAAAGAAATTGCGTTTCTGTATCGTGGTGAAGTATTTGTAACCAGCGTTGATGGTGGTATTACCAAACGTATTACCAACACACCCGAAGCAGAAAACAGTGTGAATTTTTCGCCCGATGGAAAAAGCATTCTCTATTGCAGCGAACGTGATGGTAAATGGAGTGTATATGAAACCAGGATGGAACGCAAAGAAGAACCGTATTTCTATGCGTCTACTATTTTGAAAGAAACAGCAGTGCTTGAAAATAAGAATACCAATACACAACCGGTGTACTCACCTGATGGAAAAGAAATTGCATTCATTGAAAACAGAAATCAATTACGCATTTACAATCTTGCATCAAAACAAAGTCGTACCATTTTAAATGGCGATTATCTTTTTGCATGGACAGAAAACGATCAATACTTCCAATGGAGCCCCGACAGCAAATGGTTGTTGTTTGATTATGCAATGCCCGGCAGTGCTGTGGGTGAAGTAGGTTTGGTAAGTGCTGACGGTAAAAAAATTGTAAACCTTACCGAAAGTGGGTTTAATGATTCCCGTCCCAAGTGGATCAATGGTGGCAAAGCCATGTTGTGGTTCAGCAACCGTGATGGTTTGCGTGGAGCAGCCATGAGCGGCGGCGCACAAAGTGATGCGTATGCGTTGTTCTTTACACAAGATGCATTCGATCGTTTTAAATTGAGCAAAGAAGATGCGGCGTTATTAAAGGAAACTGAAGAAACAAAAGCAAAAGCCGATACAACGAAAAAGAAAACGCCTGCTAAAGATTCAGTAGTGATCGATTGGGATGGACTTACACAACGTAAAACAAAACTAACGATCCATTCATCTGCAATGGGCGATGCACTCATCAGCAAAGATGGTGAAACACTCTATTACCTCGCCCGTTTTGAACGTGGAATGAATTTGTGGACCACTAATCTCCGCACAAAAGAAACAAAAATGTTGGTTCCGCTCAATGCAGGCTTTGCCAATATGGTGTGGGACAAAGAACAGAAGAGTATTTTCCTGAATACAGATGGTGGCTTTGCAAAAATTGATCCCAACAGTGGTAAGCAAGACCGCATCAGCATCAATGGCGAAATGATCGTTGACGGATTGAAAGAACGTCAATACCAATTTGATCATGTATGGCGCAGAACAAAAAATACATTCTACACCCAATCATTCCATGGCATTGATTGGGACAGTTACAAACCTGACTATGAAAAACATTTACCAGGCATTGGCAACAATTATGAAATGAGTGAATTACTCAGTGAATTGTTGGGTGAATTAAATGTGAGCCACAGCGGTGCAGCATACGGTGGTGCTAACAATCCAACTGCTGATGCTACTGCTGCACTCGGTATTTTTTATGATGTGAATTTCAAAGGCAACGGTATCAAGATACTGGAAGTGATCAAAGATGGTCCGCTGGATAAAGCCGGCATGAATGTAAAGGCAGGGATGATCATTGAGTCGATCGATGGCGAATTGATCACTCCTGATAAAGACATTGCTCAATACCTCAATCGTAAAGCAGGAAAAAATACATTGCTTGTATTGGTGGATGGCACAACGAAAAAAGAATTGATCGTAAAGCCTGTTACCATCGGCGAAGAAAGCCGTTTACTTTATGCACGTTGGGTAAAACGCAATGCGGATGAAGTTGATAAGATGAGCAACGGCACATTGGGTTATGTACATATTCCCGGTATGAACGATGGTGCGTTCCGTACAACGTATGAAGAGATCATGGGTAAACATTTCCAGAAGAAAGGAATTGTAGTTGACACCCGTAATAACGGTGGTGGTGATCTTGTTGCAGATCTGGCGATGTTCCTGAGCGGTAAAAAGTTTATGGACTATGCAACAGATACACGCAGCAATGGATTTGAACCAAACTTCCGCTGGACCAAGCCAAGTATTTCATTGGCAAATGAAGGCAATTACAGTGATGGACATTGTTATGCTTATATGGTGAAGGAAGTTGGTATTGGCAAACTGGTTGGTATGCCGGTGCCCGGCACTTGTAGTTTTGCTGCATGGGAAAGTTTGATGGATACCGGTATCCGTTGGGGTGCACCAACTGTTGGTTGTAAAGATTCCAATGGTAAGTATTTAGAGAACGCACAAACAGAACCTGACATTAAAGTGAAACCGGAAAATGAAAAAGTAAGTATGGGTAATGACCAGCAATTAGAAGTTGCGGTGAAGGAATTGATGAAAGAAACAAAGTAA
- the lysS gene encoding lysine--tRNA ligase: protein MSTHLSEQEIIRREKLAELNKLGIDAYPAPLYPVSHYSTAVKAGFNEETKEEYKEVCMAGRIMSVRDMGKACFAVIQDSHGRLQVYVRRDDICPDEDKTLYDVVFKKLLDIGDIIGVKGLVFTTKTGETSLHVKELTVLTKSLKPLPVVKEAEGQTFDAVTDPEFKYRQRYADLIINPQVKDTFVKRTIMINTIREYLNAHGALEVDTPVLQTIPGGATARPFSTHHNALDVPMYMRIANELYLKRLIVGGFDWVYEFSRNFRNEGMDRTHNPEFTILEWYTAYKDYFWMMNVTEKLLEQIAIALHGTTDVTVGDKTISFKAPFKRISIFDAIKENTGIDVSGLEEDGLRDVCKQLNIHVDTTMGKGKLIDELFSETSEAKCIQPTFIIDYPVEMSPLTKKHRSKPGLVERFELMINGKEVANAYTELNDPIDQRDRFEDQVKLKERGDDEAMFIDYDFLRALEYGMPPTSGIGIGIDRLCMLMTNQPSIQDVLLFPMMRPEKTVE from the coding sequence ATGAGTACACATTTATCTGAGCAAGAGATCATTCGCCGGGAAAAATTAGCCGAACTCAACAAGTTGGGTATTGATGCTTATCCGGCTCCTTTATACCCCGTTTCACATTACTCTACTGCGGTTAAAGCAGGGTTTAACGAAGAAACAAAAGAAGAGTACAAAGAAGTTTGTATGGCAGGCCGTATTATGAGTGTACGAGATATGGGGAAGGCTTGTTTTGCTGTGATTCAGGATAGCCACGGCCGCCTGCAAGTATATGTACGCAGGGATGATATTTGCCCGGACGAAGACAAAACATTATACGATGTTGTGTTTAAAAAATTATTAGACATTGGTGATATTATTGGTGTGAAAGGACTTGTGTTTACCACCAAAACAGGTGAAACAAGTTTGCATGTAAAAGAATTGACCGTGCTTACAAAATCTCTGAAACCATTGCCGGTAGTGAAAGAAGCAGAAGGACAAACCTTTGATGCAGTAACTGATCCGGAATTCAAATACCGTCAGCGTTATGCTGATCTCATTATTAATCCGCAGGTGAAGGATACGTTTGTAAAACGTACCATCATGATCAATACCATTCGTGAATATTTAAATGCACATGGTGCATTGGAAGTTGATACACCTGTATTGCAAACTATTCCCGGTGGTGCAACAGCCAGGCCGTTCAGTACGCATCACAATGCATTGGATGTACCCATGTACATGCGTATTGCCAATGAACTGTATTTAAAACGTTTGATTGTTGGTGGATTTGATTGGGTATATGAGTTCAGCCGCAACTTCCGTAACGAAGGAATGGATCGCACACATAATCCTGAGTTTACGATTCTTGAATGGTACACAGCTTACAAAGATTATTTCTGGATGATGAATGTGACTGAAAAACTACTGGAACAAATTGCCATTGCATTGCATGGTACAACTGATGTTACGGTGGGAGATAAAACCATCAGCTTTAAAGCACCGTTCAAACGTATTTCTATTTTCGATGCCATTAAAGAAAACACAGGCATTGATGTAAGTGGCTTGGAAGAAGATGGTTTACGTGATGTATGTAAACAACTCAACATTCATGTAGATACAACAATGGGGAAAGGAAAGTTGATCGATGAACTGTTTAGCGAAACAAGTGAAGCAAAATGTATTCAGCCAACATTCATTATTGATTATCCGGTGGAGATGAGTCCGCTTACGAAGAAACACCGCAGCAAACCCGGACTGGTAGAACGTTTTGAATTAATGATCAACGGAAAAGAAGTAGCGAATGCATATACGGAGTTGAATGATCCAATTGATCAGCGTGACCGTTTCGAAGACCAGGTGAAACTGAAAGAACGTGGTGATGATGAAGCGATGTTTATTGATTATGATTTTTTACGTGCATTGGAATATGGTATGCCGCCCACAAGCGGTATTGGTATAGGGATCGATCGTTTGTGTATGTTGATGACCAATCAGCCAAGTATTCAGGATGTGTTGTTGTTCCCGATGATGAGACCGGAGAAGACGGTGGAGTGA
- a CDS encoding PPC domain-containing DNA-binding protein, whose product MKYLSILLLFIACKTKPTMQTDEVKMHAFRLKPGQDLKKEIAAYVQLHKIEAGWIVTCVGSVTQYNLRFANMPEGKKANGHFEIVSLVGTVSINGSHLHLSVSDSTGTTIGGHLLDENIVYTTAEIVIGEGKQLVFTREKDGTTEWEELQVKPKQ is encoded by the coding sequence ATGAAATACTTATCTATACTGCTACTATTCATCGCATGTAAAACAAAACCAACCATGCAAACTGATGAAGTAAAAATGCATGCCTTCCGTTTAAAACCGGGACAGGATCTGAAAAAAGAAATTGCAGCGTACGTGCAGTTGCACAAGATCGAAGCAGGCTGGATCGTTACCTGCGTGGGCAGTGTTACGCAATACAATCTTCGTTTTGCCAATATGCCCGAAGGCAAAAAAGCCAATGGCCATTTTGAAATTGTAAGCCTGGTGGGTACCGTGAGCATTAATGGTTCGCATTTGCATTTAAGTGTGAGCGATAGTACAGGCACCACCATCGGCGGTCATTTACTGGACGAAAATATCGTTTACACAACAGCCGAAATCGTTATTGGCGAAGGCAAACAACTTGTGTTTACACGGGAAAAAGATGGAACAACTGAATGGGAAGAGTTACAGGTAAAACCAAAACAATAG
- a CDS encoding S9 family peptidase, whose product MRKTGLLLLWIVATGSVSAQTALTNDQMLKGAKQSITKPLPQFVDWAGDNSFIIRREGKQYVHDIKTGKETDYKAPDMQIMVVIPEIINKGNDLYLKMANEETRLTNNKEEEKNPVLSPDKQYVAFTRNNNLFTINLATKKETQLTNDGTDVILNGYASWVYFEEILGRATRYKSFWWSPDSKKIAYMRMDESEVPMFPIYSEEGQHGFIERTRYPKAGDKNPEVKVGVVGPDGGATVWADFNQKDDQYFGMPLWKPDGSALWIQWMPRTQDNLKVYEMNLTDGSKKVVYDETQKTWVDLDDQNRITFLQNGKQFILQSDASGWNHLYLHDMSGNRINAITSGSYTVTSVNLVDEKNKLVYFTCRKDNSARFDLYKVKFDGSGLMRLTFGDYTHRNIRVSPNGTHFVTSYSNVATPDVMVVVNNKGKLIRELGNAKGEAFATTALAKTELLRVKSEDGKYDLPLRIVWPLNYDKNKKYPIMISIYGGPNAGTVSDGWALNMQQQWWAKEGLIQVAMDHRASGHFGKEGINYMHRNLGYWEMKDWITIVKWLIENASVDKNKVAISGFSYGGYMSAYALTYGADYFTHGLAGGSVTDWSLYDSHYTERFMDTPKENPEGYKSSSVYTHIDKYKGLLRIYHGTMDDNVHMQNSMQLVKKLQEKKKHFEFMLYPGGRHGWRNLPNQDAHSTNENNLFIYKHLLEREVPKEVVR is encoded by the coding sequence ATGAGAAAAACAGGATTGTTGCTGTTATGGATCGTAGCTACAGGTTCAGTGTCGGCACAAACAGCTTTGACCAATGATCAGATGCTCAAAGGAGCAAAGCAAAGTATAACAAAGCCGTTACCGCAATTTGTAGATTGGGCTGGTGACAACAGTTTCATTATCCGTCGTGAAGGAAAACAATATGTACACGACATTAAAACCGGAAAGGAAACCGACTACAAAGCACCCGATATGCAGATCATGGTGGTGATTCCTGAGATCATTAATAAAGGAAATGATCTCTACCTTAAAATGGCGAACGAAGAAACCCGTCTCACCAATAATAAAGAGGAAGAAAAGAATCCTGTTCTTTCGCCCGATAAACAATATGTTGCTTTTACAAGAAACAACAATCTCTTCACGATCAATCTTGCTACAAAAAAAGAAACACAGCTTACCAACGACGGTACAGATGTGATCTTAAACGGTTATGCAAGCTGGGTGTATTTTGAAGAAATTCTTGGTCGTGCTACCCGTTACAAATCGTTTTGGTGGAGCCCCGATAGTAAGAAGATTGCTTACATGCGCATGGATGAAAGCGAAGTGCCGATGTTCCCGATCTACAGCGAAGAAGGTCAGCATGGTTTTATTGAGCGCACACGTTATCCAAAAGCGGGAGATAAAAATCCTGAAGTAAAAGTAGGTGTGGTTGGTCCTGATGGTGGTGCAACGGTATGGGCCGATTTTAACCAGAAGGATGATCAGTATTTTGGTATGCCGTTGTGGAAGCCGGACGGCAGTGCCTTGTGGATCCAGTGGATGCCACGTACGCAGGACAACCTGAAAGTGTATGAAATGAATTTGACTGATGGCAGCAAGAAAGTGGTGTATGATGAAACACAAAAAACATGGGTTGATCTCGACGATCAAAACCGTATTACATTTTTACAAAACGGAAAGCAGTTCATTCTGCAAAGTGATGCAAGCGGATGGAATCATTTGTATCTGCACGATATGAGTGGCAACCGCATCAATGCCATCACCAGCGGTTCGTACACTGTTACATCCGTAAATCTTGTTGATGAAAAAAATAAACTCGTTTATTTCACTTGCCGGAAAGATAACAGTGCACGGTTCGATCTGTACAAAGTGAAATTCGATGGCAGTGGTTTAATGCGATTGACATTTGGTGACTACACCCATCGCAATATCCGTGTATCACCCAACGGAACTCATTTTGTAACATCTTATTCCAATGTTGCTACACCCGATGTAATGGTGGTGGTAAACAACAAAGGAAAACTGATCCGTGAATTAGGCAATGCAAAAGGCGAAGCATTTGCTACAACTGCATTGGCAAAAACAGAATTGCTTCGTGTAAAAAGTGAAGATGGAAAATATGATCTGCCGTTGCGGATCGTTTGGCCGTTGAACTACGATAAGAATAAAAAGTATCCGATCATGATCAGCATTTATGGTGGTCCAAATGCAGGAACTGTTTCAGATGGTTGGGCCTTGAATATGCAGCAACAGTGGTGGGCAAAAGAAGGATTGATCCAGGTAGCAATGGATCATCGTGCCAGTGGCCACTTTGGAAAAGAAGGGATCAATTACATGCATCGCAATCTTGGTTACTGGGAAATGAAAGACTGGATCACGATCGTAAAATGGTTGATTGAAAATGCAAGCGTAGATAAAAATAAAGTTGCCATCAGCGGTTTCAGCTATGGTGGTTATATGAGCGCCTATGCATTGACGTACGGTGCTGATTATTTTACACATGGTTTGGCAGGTGGTAGCGTAACCGACTGGAGTTTGTACGACAGTCATTACACCGAACGTTTTATGGACACACCAAAAGAAAACCCGGAAGGTTATAAATCATCTTCTGTTTATACGCACATTGATAAGTACAAAGGGTTGCTTCGTATCTATCATGGTACAATGGACGACAATGTACATATGCAGAACAGTATGCAACTGGTAAAAAAATTACAGGAGAAGAAAAAGCATTTTGAGTTTATGCTGTATCCCGGCGGACGCCATGGATGGCGTAACCTGCCCAACCAGGACGCACACAGCACGAATGAAAACAATTTATTTATTTATAAGCATTTGCTGGAAAGAGAAGTACCGAAGGAAGTGGTGCGATAA
- a CDS encoding autotransporter outer membrane beta-barrel domain-containing protein, translating into MKTFYLATLLLTSCIAVTAQTQKGTININGQFGSNRGGDGQVSSGNLVRTFSLQLSPNVGYFIKNNWEIGGGVALSTSQSRYREIFPNNPEKYSSNNIGLQIYSKYYFGKGAVKPYITAGTRYNWFANNTYYVDANTVTYKTNYWSANAGVGVAWFASSRVALFSQLTYDRNWNGYTYSSKTMNLNFGVQVNLGKK; encoded by the coding sequence ATGAAAACATTTTACCTGGCTACACTGCTGCTAACATCATGCATCGCTGTAACTGCACAAACACAAAAAGGCACGATCAATATCAATGGACAATTCGGCTCCAATCGTGGTGGAGATGGGCAGGTTTCATCTGGAAATTTAGTAAGAACTTTTTCGCTTCAATTAAGCCCGAATGTTGGATATTTTATAAAAAACAATTGGGAGATTGGTGGAGGTGTTGCACTTAGCACCAGTCAATCCAGATACAGAGAGATATTTCCAAATAATCCGGAAAAGTATAGCTCTAATAACATAGGCCTGCAGATCTACTCAAAGTATTATTTCGGAAAAGGTGCGGTGAAACCTTACATAACAGCTGGAACTCGATACAATTGGTTTGCAAATAATACATATTATGTAGATGCCAATACAGTTACATATAAAACGAATTACTGGAGTGCAAATGCTGGTGTAGGTGTTGCCTGGTTTGCATCGTCACGTGTTGCCTTGTTTTCGCAACTTACTTATGACAGAAATTGGAACGGCTATACTTATTCGTCGAAAACAATGAACTTAAATTTTGGTGTGCAGGTCAATTTAGGTAAGAAGTAA
- a CDS encoding parallel beta-helix domain-containing protein, which translates to MSKDALVQSYHYSAKSALQWLFIATFFCCSFQLQAQDTEQKKLQRLFVTATDKSTVELPEGTFQLNVSLWLDGKKNVIIKGKGMDKTILNFTNQVSGAEGIKVTNGQNITLQDLTVQDTKGDAIKTQHVNGITFKNVRAEWTRGANSKNGAYGLYPVQCTNVLIDGCEARGASDAGIYVGQSNYIIVKNSKATENVAGIEIENSMYADVFDNEATNNTGGILIFDLPDLVQKKGGYIRVFRNNVHHNNHLNFAPKGNIVGKVPQGTGVMILATNHVDVFENKISNNITASTAVVSYYITENPINDSSYYPFPTQINIYNNNYEREAVRTTGKGRMGKMYRFKLRFGKNVPHIQYDGITDKKQPAQICIRNNSNQSFANLDAENGFKNISRDASKHDCTLEAVPKVELKN; encoded by the coding sequence TTGTCGAAGGACGCTCTTGTGCAATCTTATCATTACTCAGCAAAATCGGCTTTACAATGGTTGTTCATCGCAACGTTTTTTTGCTGCTCTTTTCAATTGCAAGCCCAGGATACAGAACAGAAAAAACTACAGCGCCTTTTTGTTACAGCAACTGATAAGTCTACAGTTGAATTACCGGAAGGAACATTTCAACTCAACGTAAGCCTGTGGCTCGACGGTAAGAAAAACGTCATCATCAAAGGAAAAGGAATGGACAAAACCATTCTCAATTTCACCAATCAGGTAAGTGGTGCCGAAGGAATTAAAGTTACTAACGGACAAAATATTACACTGCAAGATCTCACCGTGCAGGATACAAAAGGCGATGCCATTAAAACGCAACATGTAAATGGAATTACGTTCAAAAATGTAAGAGCAGAATGGACACGTGGTGCCAACAGTAAGAATGGTGCGTATGGACTGTACCCGGTGCAGTGTACCAATGTGTTGATCGATGGCTGCGAAGCAAGAGGCGCAAGCGATGCAGGGATTTACGTGGGCCAGAGTAATTACATCATTGTAAAAAATTCAAAAGCAACGGAGAATGTGGCCGGTATTGAAATTGAAAATTCAATGTATGCAGATGTGTTCGATAATGAAGCAACCAATAATACCGGTGGTATCCTCATTTTTGATTTGCCCGATCTGGTACAAAAGAAAGGAGGATATATCCGTGTGTTTCGAAACAATGTGCATCATAACAACCATCTCAACTTTGCACCCAAAGGAAATATTGTAGGCAAAGTTCCGCAGGGCACAGGTGTAATGATTCTTGCAACCAATCATGTAGATGTGTTTGAAAATAAGATCAGCAATAATATTACCGCCAGTACAGCTGTTGTAAGTTATTATATTACAGAGAACCCTATCAACGACAGCAGTTATTATCCATTCCCTACGCAGATCAATATTTATAATAACAACTACGAACGTGAAGCGGTGCGAACAACCGGTAAAGGACGAATGGGAAAAATGTATCGTTTCAAATTGCGGTTTGGAAAAAATGTACCACACATTCAATACGATGGTATTACCGATAAAAAACAACCGGCACAAATTTGCATCCGCAATAACAGTAATCAAAGTTTTGCAAACCTTGATGCAGAGAACGGATTTAAAAATATCAGTCGTGATGCATCGAAACATGATTGTACGTTAGAAGCTGTACCCAAAGTGGAGTTGAAGAATTGA
- a CDS encoding SDR family oxidoreductase, whose amino-acid sequence MSFNGKTVFITGASRGIGKAMGLKLAKEGANVVVAAKSVEENPKLGGTIFSAADEMTAAGGKGLAIQVDIRFEEQIQAAVDKTVETFGGIDILINNASAISLTPTEQTEAKRFDLMHSINVRGTFLMTKACIPHLRKGKNPHILTLSPPVNLKPKWLAGHIAYTLTKFNMSMMTLGWAEELKKDGIAANALWPRTTIDTAAVRNLLGGEALANMSRTVDVLADAAHIILSKPSNECSGNLFVDEQVFAAEGITDLSKYSVVPGGKLFTDLFVD is encoded by the coding sequence ATGTCATTCAATGGAAAAACAGTGTTTATTACCGGTGCATCGAGAGGAATTGGAAAAGCGATGGGATTAAAGCTTGCAAAGGAAGGCGCCAATGTAGTAGTGGCTGCAAAGAGCGTGGAAGAAAATCCGAAACTCGGCGGCACCATTTTTTCAGCTGCCGATGAAATGACGGCCGCCGGTGGAAAAGGATTAGCGATTCAGGTAGATATTCGGTTCGAAGAACAGATACAGGCAGCGGTTGATAAAACAGTTGAAACGTTTGGCGGCATTGATATTTTGATCAATAATGCATCGGCGATTTCACTAACGCCCACCGAACAAACCGAAGCCAAACGTTTTGATCTGATGCACAGCATCAATGTGCGTGGTACGTTTTTAATGACGAAAGCCTGTATTCCGCATTTACGCAAAGGGAAGAATCCGCATATATTGACGTTATCGCCACCGGTGAATTTAAAACCTAAATGGCTGGCCGGACATATTGCATACACGCTTACCAAATTCAACATGAGTATGATGACGCTTGGCTGGGCAGAAGAATTAAAAAAAGATGGCATTGCTGCCAATGCATTGTGGCCACGCACAACAATTGATACAGCTGCTGTACGAAACCTGTTAGGTGGTGAAGCATTGGCGAACATGAGCCGAACAGTTGATGTATTGGCCGATGCTGCACATATTATTTTAAGCAAACCATCGAATGAATGCAGCGGTAATTTGTTTGTGGATGAACAGGTATTTGCTGCGGAAGGAATTACTGATCTCAGCAAATACAGTGTGGTGCCGGGTGGAAAGTTGTTTACAGATTTGTTTGTAGACTGA